The following nucleotide sequence is from Corylus avellana chromosome ca7, CavTom2PMs-1.0.
ATACGTGTAATTTTCATTATTTGAAGCACAAAGTAAGTGCCATATTGAGATGTAAACAAGGGTACAAGGGTATATGACAAGTGAACGAGGGCACAAGCGACAAAGTACCAAATGCACACGGTAAAGACAACATATTTTGACGAAGGAAGGAATTTCCCAAGTTGTTTTAGACAAATTGATGGAGGAATTCGTCCACTGTGGTGTATTTCACCTCGGGATAAAGCTCAGAAGCTTCCACGCCAAAAGACGCCTCGATCTCAAAGTTGGTGGCATCTCCCTTCACAAAAGCAGAGTAAACGATGGATAGAAGGAGGTTTAAGGGGAAGGGAGATTCTGCAGAAAGAAGATGATCCAACATTCCAACTATAGATTAGAAGACATGGGGTTAAAATATTCAGTAAAAAAACCTATACATCAACGAGTGAAAATGTTCTTACTCACCCTGTATTTTCTTAAGAAGTTGATCCTCTAGAACATAACTCTTCTCGAGGGTCTTGCCAATCTTTTTCTCCCACAGGAGgacaatctcattaaaagacaaaatgtTGGCAGGGGGTCTCAGATAGAGAATTTTGTTCAAGGTTCTGGGATCATCCGCTGCTTTTATGGTATAAGTTGCAATATCTTCTTCCTTGACAAAAATTGCTGTTAACATGGAAAATAACATTCACTTCATCACGTACAGTACTAATTATACACAAATAGGTAGATACAAATTAAGAATGTCATTTAAGGTAAGGTAAAGATGATTGACTTTATACAAACACCGTACCTTTGGGATTTCCATCTCCAAGTATTACTACTTTATCTCTAGGAGGAGCTGTGGCACCTGTCTGTCCAAGGTTAGGCAAAAAGTAGCCAGCAAAGCCATTAGAAACGATGGCGGTATATGGAACTCCTTCAGCTTCAATTGATCTCCTGATGTTAGCCTTGAGCCCGAAAAAGCTAGCAGCTGGCTCAACTGCATGGACACGATCCACATCCGATCCAAACTCGGATGGGAGGAATCTCTGAAACCCACCCATATTTCATGAATTAAAATCCATAAAGGAAGAAATTAAGTTGTTTAATTAGCACGATGACTTGCCTTAATATTTCCAGCTTCTTTGATGGCAGCAATAATCTTCACCTGATCAGCTATCTGCTGTGACCCAACTGCAGAGATCACTATATCGACTTGCTTGATTGCCTTCACCAAGCTCTCATGATGATAGATATCTCCCTGGGAAAAATCAGCATGATTCTCAAGACCAATATACACTAAAACAAAGTATCAAACAGTACATGGGCAAGATGTTGAAAACATACATAAACAAGTGTCGCCCCAGAGCTCTTGAAGCTCTCAATGACTTGAGACTTTTCGGGATTAGAAGCTGTGCTTTCTCTGACTAATGCAAAAGTGGGGTGCCCAGCTTTTGCGCTTGCCTCCACTATGTATTTTCCGATGTATCCAGTCCCTCCGATGATCAAAATCTTGCTTTTTTCAGCCATATTTCAGAGACAagttgaaatgaaaatgaacgGGGCAGACTGGGCGGTGGGTGTAAGCAAAGCAGAGAGTTGCGACTTGCGACTATCTCCGGAGATAGTCCACAATTGCTTAAATGCCGGTCATAGATAGGACAacctacccaaaaaaaaaaaaaaactaccctACCCAGATCTTGCCAATCAACAAGCCCCGTCCGTAGAAAAAGGCATTATTGCATTATTgccatattttataattaaaacttaGAAAAGCACGTCAACTAGATATAATTTTGTAAGAAATCAATTAAAATGATATAGcgattatttttaattaaaaaaatatatcaccaAACATCTTAACTATGAAAtagcaattgttcttaattaaaaaatttaaacatgtaTGCAAATTAAAAATAGTCGATTTTTAGCAACTCCTCATGCGTCATTAATAATTCCACACCAATTTTTTCTTGTCATAATCTGGAACGCTGAAGAATTATCTCATGCTGACAAACAATCAATCTTGTTGCTTTGAGACGATCCTTACTGCTAAGACTAATTATTTTTGATAGTTCatcattaacttttaaaatttaagaaggTTATAAATTGAGTGAAAATTTAAAGAGGATAAGTGTAGTTTGAGTTTCCATTGAAAATAGCTACTATTTTCATTCaatctttctattttaattttaaaaggctCATGATGACAAAGAGTGactaatattattttcattgcaATCTCTATTTTAGCAATCAAATTACGTGTTCATTTTATTGGGTTGTATGATGTATGTAAAGTGTATTTGATCTAGTCAAAGCAAACCACATCGTTAATCATTGCAAACACTAGATGCATAtgaagaatataaaaacttaTCATATAGAATAAGATACAAAGAATAAGATCATGTCAAATGAGTGTGAAGATTAAAAATATGTGCATTTAAATGGTCTTCTTGAACACCAATATCCACGTTCTTTTCGTTTTCatcatcttttgtttgtttgtttgaagtgttttattcatttcattGGTTAAAACATTTGGTCAACTTCTAGATTAGCCTGTTTTAATCATACAAATGAACATGGTCACAATCCTTTCTAGGTTCAAATTGTCCAATTGTCTAATATTCTCCAACGTTGTTAAATCTTTGTATTTAGAGATTAATTTAACCCCACTTGCTATATTCACCCCAACCAAGCCTTCAAATTAATGAATTCACAACCATATTACA
It contains:
- the LOC132187051 gene encoding phenylcoumaran benzylic ether reductase Betv6-like — its product is MAEKSKILIIGGTGYIGKYIVEASAKAGHPTFALVRESTASNPEKSQVIESFKSSGATLVYGDIYHHESLVKAIKQVDIVISAVGSQQIADQVKIIAAIKEAGNIKRFLPSEFGSDVDRVHAVEPAASFFGLKANIRRSIEAEGVPYTAIVSNGFAGYFLPNLGQTGATAPPRDKVVILGDGNPKAIFVKEEDIATYTIKAADDPRTLNKILYLRPPANILSFNEIVLLWEKKIGKTLEKSYVLEDQLLKKIQESPFPLNLLLSIVYSAFVKGDATNFEIEASFGVEASELYPEVKYTTVDEFLHQFV